The stretch of DNA TCCCCATAAATTAATTCAGAGTTTTCCTAACATAAAGCATCAGTGATATTTTAGATTGTTCTCTTCGCTtaacctccttcagtaccatgacgcgtttccgttcattctgcttagtatttggtaaTTTCATACAACTTGAGAAACTTAtttgggagattgaaatagtaaagagtaTGGCTATATATGTCCTGATCTCCATGGACCCTTtccaatgttaataaaatggtctaatggtacacaaatctcaaggtaaaaatgtgtcccggtattgaaggggttaacgtggAGTCCAGAGTGAACAGAGGCACCGAAGGGACGAGCACTAATATTATAGATCCCGTTCATTTGACTCGGCTGCGACACACTCCCTTAGTTAGTGTCTCTATCTGGGAGGAACCTCACATATCCTTTCATGGAGGAGAGTTGTTTCGAATTTTCCTATTGTCTTGGGAAACATATCACTGTGTGAGATAttcagtttcattttttttttttttgtcaaagaGTAGATCTCAGTGaataatgaaatgtgtgtgtgtgtgtgtgtgtgtgtgtgtgtgtgtgtgtgtgtgtgtgtgtgtgtgtgtgtgtgtgctcagggCGTGAGCGCTcaccggtgtgtgttgtgttgcaggagTGAGGGCGCAGCATGGGCGCGGGGGCGGGCGAGGCGGACATGGCCACGTGGGCGAGGACGCGAGTGGTGCTGAGCTGCCGCTGGCGCTGATGGCCCCACAGACACCGCCCATGTCACAACTCTGGCTCAACACAAGCGTCACAGAAGCGAGTGCCGCGGAGGACGTGATTGCTGCAGCTGCGGACGCCTCTCCCGGGACTGAGGAGGGCGGGAACGGAACCCTAGCGCGGGCGGGCGGTGGGGGCGGGGAGGCGTTTGTTTGGGAAAGTGTGGCCCTGCTGGTGCTGAAGGCCTTCCTCATGGGCAGCATCATCCTGGTCTCTGTGATGGGCAACGTGCTAGTCATTGTCAGCATAGGCCTCAACCGCAAGCTGCAGATCCTCACCAACTATTTCCTGGTGTCTCTGGCCATCGCGGACATGCTTGTGGCCTCCTGCGCCATGACCTTCAACGCCTCCGTGGAACTCTCGGGTCGTTGGCTCTTCGGTTATATCATGTGTGATCTCTGGAACTCTTTTGATGTGTACTTCTCCACTGTGTCCATCTTGCACCTGTGCTGCATCAGTGTTGACCGCTACTACGCCATTGTGAAGCCCCTGGAGTACCCGCTCTACATGACCAAGGGTGCCGTGGTGTTCATGCTGGCCAACGTGTGGCTGGCGcccaccctcatctccttcgTGCCCATCTTCTTTGGATGGTACGCCACAGCAGACCACCTAGAGCACCGCGCCCTCCAGCCTGACTCTTGCACCTTTGAGGTTAACAAGGTCTACGCCATCCTGTCGTCGGCCTTCTCCTTCTGGGTGCCTTgcacggtgatggtggtgctgtacTACCGCATCCTGCTGGAGGCCAGGAAGCAGGAGGCCGCCATCCTGAGCCGCACAAACAGCACGTGCACCATCAACAATGTACAGCGAGGTTTCTCCTCGTCCACCGCTCAACAGATCTTGGCCGCCTTCAGGTTAAGGAGGAGGCCCaagctgaggaagaaaaaggacaagcaCTGCGACAGACAAGAGTTCCAGCTTGGTCCTGTGCCGCGCATCTCGCGTTGTGACTTGGGCAATGAACCGCGGCCCGGAGGTTTCCGCAAGCCCTCCACCATCTGTACTCAAGACCAAAGTACAAACGCTAGAAAATCTAGTAAACACTTACTGAATGACACCACACAGCTGGGCCCGCCTGCTCTTCCGGACACGTCTAGCTCACTTGAGGTGAGTCCGAGGACCACCAGTCCAGACTTATCGTTTAATGAGGAAGTAGATGATCGCGTGGACACTAGTCCCACTCTCAAGGCGCACCACTCCCGCAACAGCTCCGTCAGCATCAACGGACACACGGGGAGCGGCCTGCCGGTACGAGTCATCAGCCCTGTGCCCTTTGGGAGGAGGGAGTCCTTGATGCCCCCGAGCGCCCTGCACTACGGAGGCAGCGGGGGTGGGAGTAGTCACAGCGGCAGCCACCCGGTGATGCGCCGTGAACACAAGGCAGCGCGCACGTTAGGCATCATAATGGGCGCCTTCATCCTGTGCTGGATGCCCTTCTTCACCTGGTACGTGGCTGTCACTATCTGCGGCGACCGTTGCCCGTGCCCGCAGGCTGTGGTCACCACGCTCTTCTGGATCGGCTACTTCAACTCCACCCTTAATCCCTTCATCTACGCTTACTTCAGAGCCGAATTCCGGGAGGCGTTCAGAAAGACTCTGCGGCAGCTGAAGTGTTGCACGCGAGACGATGACCTTCCCGGGGCGTTCGTCTGACCCCAGCAGGctccctcaccctttccctcGGGCTTTCAGTAAAGATTGAGAACTGCTCTTCTTATATCTGTATGTGCGGCGGCGCAAACTGTATCTGTTGTTCGAATAACTATTGACTTTAATGTGAGGCGatggtgttcgtgtgtgtgtggactctGTCAGTGTTAGAACTGGGAAAGAAATCTTCTTCAGGTTAAAACATTCCAGTCCTTAACGTTCCTCTCTTCGTGTGTGTTGTCTTGCGTCACCAACAAGTGTTTCCTTCAAAACTCTTCCAGATTCCTTCAGAACAACAACGGACAATGCAGCtcgcagagagaaggaaacagaggagagCCAAGGCAGTGCCGTTATCACCCTGGGCAATGTTAGCTGCTGTCGGCAGGATGGAACTAACGAGTGAGTCGGTAAAATGGAGATCAATGCGTTAAGTTCGCTCATCAGGTGAGGTAATCGTCGTCTCCTTGATTGTTATTAGGAGGAAAGTGGAATTCTCTGCTTCACTCGGACATGCTTGAAATTCTACACACATGTATGCATTATGTGGAGATAAAACATATGCAAAAGAGTACAAGGTTAGTAATTACGAAGGTCTGTGAGGAATCTACTAAGGTAGTAAAACTGTTCAGCATCCTGCTTTCCCCGTGTTACTGAATGCTGTCTCTGTAGCAATCTACTTGAGAGACTTCCATCTACATACGCCACGAGATGGAACAATGTGGACCCAAAATGAGCCATCTAGAAGGCAAATTCTGAGCCACAATCGTGCAACGCTTGGTGCCTGGCGAGGCTCAGTGTAACACACAGCAACTCTTCTGGAAGAGCGCCAGGCAGGAGTTTATTCCTTGGCGTGACAGTTGTCCGTGTCTCCTACATGAATCACTAGAGAAGTTTATTTCTCtggcaagaaaaacaacacctaTTATGCAAACACAAAGCCAGCGGAGACAAGGACGGGATTTGCATATTAATCTGCGTCTCCCTCAGctcagcgccaccaccactgtcaaggCAACACCCTACCGGCTACGCATTGGAGCATCAAACCCGAGGAAATTCACTCCTAAACTAAACTTTCGCACAGCCAGGCAGCATGTGGCAAGGCAGCCACAGGCAAGCAAAGATGATCTGTCCACAGCTGCCATTCTCCTACACACACTGTTATACAGACACGTGTCTTACGGTACTTACAAACATGTTTTTCCCATTAACGTATCCACGCACtaattcatcattttcattgtcCTGCATGCACTCTCCTCTCGGTGCCACACACAGGCGTCTCTTCCTCTCCGCTGCTCACATTgcttcactgctctctctccgGAACTTTGAAACTTTAATACTCTGTCATAGATATTGgtgctttattttgttcttattttgttcagtgctgtgcctgtgtctgtatcttttatctttctgtctcacTTTTCCTAAACATAGAAGTTCAAACATTTCCACGAAAACCTTTCACCTGAAAACTATATTACTATCTGTCAACGCTCAGCCGACAATGCTATTCCCCAACACTCTTTTCCTATCGCTCTGCATCACTTTCTCCCTATCTTTGGAAACTCTACTGcccaaaccatcaccaccaccatcaccaccatcaccacaaccaccaccacaagacagCGTGGCGCTTGGCTGCACCGGGCTGCCGTGAAGCAGAGGCAACCTGGTGACCCAAGGCAGCTGCGTCATCTGTTTTCAACGACTCCTTCCCCaactttcactttcactttcactttcacacacacacacacacacacacacacacacacacacacacacacacacacacacacacacacaccgggttcgattccccggccggatgaagatatttgggagtgtctcctttcacgtgtagcccctgttcacctagcagtgagtaggtacgggatgtaaatcgaggagttgtgaccttgttgtcccgctgtgtggtgtgtgcctggtctcaggccaatccgaagatcggaaataatgagctctgagctcgttccgtagggtaacgtctggctgtctcgtcagagactgcagcagatcaaacaatgaaacacacacacacatacagtccaGTGGCCGCTTCCACCAGGCAGACTTGTCACCAGCCTTGCCAGAGTGTGctgagtagtggtgatggtggcgatggCAAACACCTTAGTACGTCACTTGCCTGTGCGTtgtgagagggagatggagtatCGATATGGAAGCCTCGGGCGTACAATGCACTAAAATCTGGCATTTGGTGTCATCGTGGACGCCAAaaccaagacagtcaggaacgAGTGCCACGCTCGTCTCACTTTCTGGTGCAAGCAACTCAAGACTCGCCTGAGCAAACCCGTCTTCTAAACCACCTGAAGACCCTCGCCTGTGCATCTGGGTAAAGTTCCGGCGGCGTTTCTCCTGTAGACTCTCTGAACTTCAAAGTATAAAAGACTCTCTAACAAAATGTTGCATTATAGTCTATCATCATCCCGTCATGTCAGGCTCAGCGTCGTCGAACTCTGTCCCGTAAAGGATGTGTAGTGCGTAGATGCAGATACTAGACTCTACCACTAACAGTTTTCTATGAATGTGAGGAGTTGTAGTGATGACTTCCGTGCAGTGTTCCAAAATACGTGTGACATTTCTGCTCTGTATATACTTGTTAATGTGCACACAGGATCCGTGTAACTGCTGACGAACACTTCCTCTCAGGACTCAGTCTGACTATCTCTTTCCTCAGCCACGGGGTTGCTCGCGCCCGTGGGTCCCCGGCGGCAGGGAGGAAGGCTTCGCCCTAACCCCCTcccggtactctctctctctttttctttttgttatcatcAGTTATATTATGAGTTGTCCTTGTTTATAAAGGAGGGCTGTCTTAGTAGTGTGTTGCTGCAGCGTAGTCACGCCAACCCGTCCCACCAACAGTCCAGGTATCGCGTCAGTGACGCCAGCAGGTGACGCCACTGTCACTCAATGAAGCGTGTGGCTACAAACATTCTGCTTACCTAACAATattatatgtacacacacacacacacacacacacacacacacacacacacacacacacacacacacacacacacacacacacacacacacacacacacacacacacacacacacacacacacatatatacacatatatatatatatatatatatatatatatatatatatatatatatatatatatatatatatatatatatatatatatatatatatatatatatatatatatatatatatatatatatatatatatatatatatatatatatatatatatatatatatatatatatatatatatatatatatatatatatatatatatatatatatatatatatatatatatatatatatatatatatatatatatatatatatatatatatatatatatatatatatatatatatatacataacgtTGTACAAATGCGGGTGAGTAAGAGCATAGGTGCAGCGTTACTCGGCGTTAGGGGCAGGCGTGTCTCATGGACGCACATCATCGCTGTGCTGCACAAAGGATGTCATTACTTTGTTGCCTCGCAAAGCATTGTAATGCTGCAGTAACGCAGACAAACGCAAGACATCTGAATGGGCCTTGTTAGCGGCGGCTCCGCACCGGGACGTGACTTTGTTTCATCATGGACCAAAATGCTTCACATTCACGGGATTGGAAGGCAAatatgttgctgtttttttcttttcttttttttctctctctcttgcctgcgCTCCCAACGGCTG from Portunus trituberculatus isolate SZX2019 chromosome 20, ASM1759143v1, whole genome shotgun sequence encodes:
- the LOC123506614 gene encoding octopamine receptor beta-2R-like; its protein translation is MAPQTPPMSQLWLNTSVTEASAAEDVIAAAADASPGTEEGGNGTLARAGGGGGEAFVWESVALLVLKAFLMGSIILVSVMGNVLVIVSIGLNRKLQILTNYFLVSLAIADMLVASCAMTFNASVELSGRWLFGYIMCDLWNSFDVYFSTVSILHLCCISVDRYYAIVKPLEYPLYMTKGAVVFMLANVWLAPTLISFVPIFFGWYATADHLEHRALQPDSCTFEVNKVYAILSSAFSFWVPCTVMVVLYYRILLEARKQEAAILSRTNSTCTINNVQRGFSSSTAQQILAAFRLRRRPKLRKKKDKHCDRQEFQLGPVPRISRCDLGNEPRPGGFRKPSTICTQDQSTNARKSSKHLLNDTTQLGPPALPDTSSSLEVSPRTTSPDLSFNEEVDDRVDTSPTLKAHHSRNSSVSINGHTGSGLPVRVISPVPFGRRESLMPPSALHYGGSGGGSSHSGSHPVMRREHKAARTLGIIMGAFILCWMPFFTWYVAVTICGDRCPCPQAVVTTLFWIGYFNSTLNPFIYAYFRAEFREAFRKTLRQLKCCTRDDDLPGAFV